The Littorina saxatilis isolate snail1 linkage group LG1, US_GU_Lsax_2.0, whole genome shotgun sequence nucleotide sequence gccaaacaaaattctaggtcaagacttattgttcatttgttaattcaaacacattaatcttttaccccccgcgggttagggggaagaatttacccgatgctccccagtaagaggcgactaacggattctgtttctctttttacccttgttaacccttaggctggttgtcgcgacatgtcgcgctactttacgtatactgtcacctggttgtcatgtcacctggttgtcacgacatatgtcgcgctactggctcagtctgtttggtcggttccgattacctcccatggctgcgaaaacctatatgaccgttttttgttatttttctctctgttattgttaattcaccagtggctatgtaacatgtgttacagaattgcaccagtgtaagggttaatacaAGAAacatagtcaatttttgtaaagatttttagtcaagcagtatgtaagaaatgttaagtcctttgtactggaaacttgcattctcccagcaaggtaatacattgtacaacgttgcaagcccctggagcaaatttttgattatatagtgcttttcatttcatttcatttcattactttattgtcccatcgctgggaaattcgggtcgcttcctcccagtggaaagctagcagcaacggagtcgcgctacccaggtgtctgcgtgtttaggtgtattcagccacctgcacttatggcagaatgaccaaggtcttttacgtgccattgtgatgacacgggggtgggacatggcttccgtctctgggtctgcacataaagttgacccgtgtccgtcccggctcgaattcgaacctgcgaccttccgatcacaagtccagtgctctaccaactgagctaccgggcccccgtgaacaagaaacaattgacaagtggctctatcccatctcccccctttccccgtcgcgatataaccttcgtggttgaaaacgacgttaaacaccaaataaagaaagaaagattaatcttttaattattatgtcgatgtttaattttttggcaattttttatcaTTAGAatttagatccgttttttcaaccgatccttaactttttttgaagagtgtatgtacagtcatCTGtgcatgtatatatgtgtgtgtttggggagaTACATGTGTGCACACATGTGTTTTAGATAACCATTGTTAAGTTTATGTGCCATTTGCACATATTTGAGGAGGATATGAACGTTTCTTTGTcgaagcatttgcttttctgcaaaaaaactgttacaaataaATTATTATTCGGAAGAAAATGTTGAAAGCAAAAAATGCCTCAGAAAAAAATCCACACATTATTCCAAGAAAAAATTGTTCTGGTAATCCAACGGAAAAATCTGTTCTTGACATCATTTCTATTTTTCCGTGGAATAACCGAATAATGTCTTCATACGCAAAGGATGCGGGGTGGGGGCGGGgccaagtaaaaaaaaaaatgttttgcttCGAGGGGAAACGATACTGCGGCGGATGTCATCAAAACTTTGGTTATCCCACGCAAAaacctgttgttgtttttttacagcATTTCTATTTTTCTGTGGAATAACTGAAAAATATCATGCGCTAAGGATAGAGCGGAGGGTTAAGTGAAACATAGTCTTTTTCTCCCCGTTTCACCTTGCACAACTTCCAAGATGCTCACGAGTACAGTTCTGATTTAGAagattttgtgtatttttgccTGAAGTTTGATTGTAGTGCTTGGAAAAAAATAGATAAGAAGGGATCAAAATTGTAAATACGTGTTGTAATGACTTATTCCGTTTCCACAGGTATGATGGGTAGCATCATCTTTGCCTGGATGAAAGGGAATCAGCTTGACTGTGACGCCAAACGATGGAGGCTGTTTGCAGACTTTCTGAACGACTTTTCCATCAGTCTTGAGATCATGGCTCCCTTGGCGGGTACCTACTTCAGATGGGTGGTGTGTTTTGCTGGCGTGTGCAAATCACTGGTAGGAGTGGCAGGGGGAGCAACTCGTGCTGCCCTGACACAGCACCAGGCGCGTCGCAACAACATGGCTGATGTCTCCGCCAAGGACGGTAGTCAGGAAACCCTGGTAAACCTTGGCGCTCTGATCTGCAGCTTGGGCCTCTTGCCGCTGGTCAGTGGTCAATTGGTCCTGACTGGCCTGCTGTTCGTCATGATGACAACACTGCACCTCTTTGCAAACTACAGGGCAGTGAAAGCCGTGCGCATGGAGTCCCTGAACCTCGCTCGCTTCCATCTCATCATGAACAACTACTTTAGCTTAGGCAGAGTGCCACCAGTTGACACGGTCAACGCTGAAGAGCCCGTTTTCTGGACTCTGAAGCCACACTGGACTATCGATATTGGGATGTCGTTCAACTCCATTGAGACAAGCTTTGATAACCTCAGGGAAGTGTATGGTGCGATCTCCTCTAAGTATTTGCTGGACTTTAACAGACAGACTCAGAAGGTGACTGTGGTGCTCTCTCCGGAAGCCACGATGACTGACCAGCTTCAGGCGTGTATGCAAGCAGAGCTCATCATCTTCGTTATCGATCACTCCGGTCACGCTGTCAGCTCTGATCTGAGTGAGTGGATCAGCAGGCAGTGGCTTTCTGACAACCATACCAGCATGCTGTTGCAGAGTTTT carries:
- the LOC138968002 gene encoding RUS family member 1-like, whose amino-acid sequence is MSKTASQTSQIGSVLITVATEQYGVSSLKNDYHKTPEGQLIKEDRSASHSSLSQFFRSVFLPQGYPESVSNDYAEYQMWDTIQAFASSISNTLATHSLLQGMGVGDEAATVLAATFTWLLKNGTSMMGSIIFAWMKGNQLDCDAKRWRLFADFLNDFSISLEIMAPLAGTYFRWVVCFAGVCKSLVGVAGGATRAALTQHQARRNNMADVSAKDGSQETLVNLGALICSLGLLPLVSGQLVLTGLLFVMMTTLHLFANYRAVKAVRMESLNLARFHLIMNNYFSLGRVPPVDTVNAEEPVFWTLKPHWTIDIGMSFNSIETSFDNLREVYGAISSKYLLDFNRQTQKVTVVLSPEATMTDQLQACMQAELIIFVIDHSGHAVSSDLSEWISRQWLSDNHTSMLLQSFDQAKGLFPTFLHEMEQQGWRTDLCLLGTDEWRTTWDFSDLANASNRKNV